The Aspergillus nidulans FGSC A4 chromosome VIII genome contains the following window.
caatcccCCCTTTACCTTTACGTATAAGCttaccgttcttctcgttccaattccatttAGGAACACGGCCGCGATTTGGGCGTAAATGAACACGAGAAAGACCTGTAGCcaactcccattcctcccggCATAGAGGTTCCAGCTCACGATTCATGGCTTCAatctctatatctgcctgcttccgcatggcagcagtctccgGCTTGTAGATATGTAAAGGGCCCTTCTTATTATATGAGAAGCAACCCCataccatgaagtcagagcaggccttccagcgcctccgtaCACAATTCCTTGTATGTGAATCTTTCACAGTCCTCCACACTCGTATTGCTCCGCGGCGGTGGCCAAGAATAACaccagtctcgtcggtaaAGATcacgcgtttccagtcttctaaTGTCCAATgttggtgggcaaggcagaattCAAGACGCCTAAGacaagcagcttcagtcagaccaggcttccaggaaggttttgcaataacaaagccatgagaatgaaggatacaaagaacagaagaatgggagataccagcttcataagcaagaatttctgATAATTTCTCGCGccctgctcgatctgcagTTACTGAAGTAATAACAGTATTCTGAGTAGCTTCAGTAATCTCAACAGGCCGGCCAGATCGCtttctatcctcaacaaattcaagctgcacGCGCAGGCTTACTTCCGGCCGGTAGCCacgatctctgcctttctttacgatgctctggaccgtacgaggagagagattcaaagattttgagatcttctctgtactaAATCCGATAGCTGATAAAGTAAGAACTTGGACACGGAGTTCTACTGGATGAAAGCCGCCGCGAggcatcatgaagctggtgttgaggaaggagagcaactgtggcaggaTAAGTTGAATTAGTATAAAAAGCGTGCTAAGCGTGCTAAAACACCAAATTGATCAGTcaaatagaatatatgagcagtgtgaatagcttcaagaggctgcaggcagctgaaacaatgaagaagcaatatatgtCAAAATATTAATGTATGTATGGTAGTGGGGTTGCCATAGAAATTGTTATGTAGGGCGTAACAGTATTACATGGCGTGAcactagcgtcgcgcaaaaacttttggtgcacgcctccgtactTAGGTCATGAAAACTGGTGCCTGGGGTCATTGAGACAACATCTATCAGGTATTGACTTTCGAATCTGGAGAAGTTGGCAAATCAAGCCAACCAAGGAACTGCTCAATGAGGTACCTGAGACATAGGCCAATCAGGCACCCCTCTAAAAACAGAGTCAATCTCGCTTGACGAGTTAAGAAGAACCGGCCCACCTTGAATTCCGAGCCACTAGCCGTTCCAGGCCATGGTCTAATTACGCCCCGCCTGGCAGTGGACGACTGAAGGTTTGACCTCGTCACCTTGAAGTGTTCGATCGGCAGGAGTCAGCACCGCCGCAGTCCTGATACTCAAGCTCAAACTTGACACCTTTAGTCTCTATACGAAGAGTAGAGAATATCCCCTTTGAAACGAGATAGCAGTATCCTCAGCAGTCCGACTATA
Protein-coding sequences here:
- a CDS encoding uncharacterized protein (transcript_id=CADANIAT00001988), producing MPRGGFHPVELRVQVLTLSAIGFSTEKISKSLNLSPRTVQSIVKKGRDRGYRPEVSLRVQLEFVEDRKRSGRPVEITEATQNTVITSVTADRAGREKLSEILAYEAGISHSSVLCILHSHGFVIAKPSWKPGLTEAACLRRLEFCLAHQHWTLEDWKRVIFTDETGVILGHRRGAIRVWRTVKDSHTRNCVRRRWKACSDFMVWGCFSYNKKGPLHIYKPETAAMRKQADIEIEAMNRELEPLCREEWELATGLSRVHLRPNRGRVPKWNWNEKNEDSAPAHCHRIQQHVYKAEDVQKILDWPGNSPDLNAIEPCWAWMKKRTTSRGAPRDKKTGEAEWRQAWADLPQETIQHWIERLICHIQIVIELEGGNEYKEGREDRDTRSWAGRRIKG